AGAGAAGGAGTTAACAGAGGGGCAGGTCATAAAAGGCTTGGACTAGGGCTAGGACTCAAAGTTGGGCTTGGAAGAGAGTCTGCaaggctggggtgtgtgtgtgtgtgtgtgtgtgtgtgtgtgtggcctttGTGCCAGTAGAGCCATACCTAGTTGCCTTCGTGCAATGCACACCTTCCTCTGAGGGCACAGCATggccagccccactcaccaccTTGGCTGTGTGCCTTTGCTTCATGAACAGCCTGCACAATCATCTACAGCAATGCTGGGTCCTAGAGATGGGAGCAGGGGTGTTCTTGGGTGGTCCTGGAATCCAGGAACATTAgctcaaaatgtttttttccccttagggtAAAGGGGTAGTTCTGTGGGATACTAGAGCATGGGCTGGAGCCCTTGGGACTAGAATTCCAGTGTCTGGGAACTTGGGGTTTCAGGGGCGTATGGATGGCAGGATTCAACCGGCAGCAGGTCTCAGGGGATGCACAAGCTGGGCCTGGGAAATATCAGGCTAGAGAGGTTTGAGTCCAAAGAAATCTGGGATCTGAAGGTGCTAGGGTCCCGGGGAGCCTCAGATCTGTCTCTGGTATGGAGGGACCAAGATCCTGGGTCAGGGACAATCCCAATATTGTTTAGGCTTGAGTCCTGAATTTGGGGGTCAATGGCACCTTGGGGTCTTGGATCTAGTGCTCCTAAAGTACCTTGGGGTCACTCAGGGGCAAGGGGTCAGAGGTCTGAGTTGCCATGAACATCCCATCTTGTGGGAGCTGGGCTCCCAGCCTTTAGTGGATTGGGGAATCTGTGGGTACGAAGAAGCCAAAGACTCCAGGACATCCTGGGGCTTGAAATGCAAGTCCAAGGAGGATTGGAAGAGGGCTATCTGAGGGGCTGGGACCAATGTCTTGGGCCCTGAGGTGTTGGTTGCCTCCAGTCTTACATCTGCGGGACTAGGCACCTCAGAGTCCTATATATGAAATCGAAAGCTCCTGGGAACACAGGCTTGGTGTTGGTGGTCTACAAACTTCTTTGATCCCTGGCTCACAGAGAATCTTGGAGTCTTAATTCTGGATCTTGGGCAGTGTGCGTGTGGGGAAGGGGGCTCTTAGATGGGTCTCCCAAGTCATTTGGGTCAGAGAACATCCGTTTGAGCACATCCAAGGACTCAGAGTATCTTAAGAGGATTCGGTATCTAAGAAGTCCTGGAGCCACAAGAACATCTCGGATACAGGTGCTCCGAGTTTTAGATGAGCATTCAGGAATGATCTGGGGGTGATTCTGGGTCTTAGGGTCTCAAGATCTGGGAGTAATTGTATACAGGCAGGGTCAGGTACCGGCAACTCCTAATTCTGGGGCTGTAATTTGAGGGTTCATGGTGCCAGGCATGACTGAGTCTAGACTGGTAATTTGAACAGGGAGTCAGGATTCAGAGCCCGATTCTCAGGGATCCGTGTGCTCCCCTGCCTGCCTGAGGTGAAGAGTCTGGGCATCCCTGGAATCTCCTCAGTCTAGGCCAGAGCGGGGCGGAGTGGGGATGGAGAATGGGGACGCCAGAACTCAGGATGCCTAGGACCTCTTGGACAGACATCCCAATGAAGCTGGTTCTGGGGTCTCTCAGTCCTACATTTGGGGTCCAGGTTCCAGGTCTGGGGTCTCTCAATCCAAACTCAAGCTCCAAGTTCCGGGTGTGCCTAGGTTTGGGTTTGGGGTCCGAACGGAGTCCGGGGTCCTGGACCCTCAATTTTGGGTCCTCGGTCCGGCTACCGGACCCACCAGGCCGTCCTCACCGCGCCGCCTCCTCGTGGCGACCCCCGCAGCCTGCGCAGCCGCATCGCGCTGCGACCCAGTGGCATGCGCGCAGGGGCGCGTAGCAGCAGAGGCAGGGCACGGCGAGGGAGAGCGCAGCCAGCGCGGCCCAGCGCGCGGCGGGGCGTGGGTGGCCCGGCTCGCAGGCGCACGGGTCCGAGAAGTCGCCCTCGGCATCCGACAGGCAGTGGTAGAGCAAGCTCTCGGCGCACCACAGGCAGCTGAGACGGCGCACCAGCCGGCGACCCGGGTCCGGGGCCTCGGCGCAGCGGCCGCCACGCCCGTCGGCGCGACGGCGGAAGAGCGCGCGGCAGTGCACGCAGCGCGCCGCCTCCTCCGCCTCCGGGGAGGCCTTGGCAGGCGCAGGGGCCGGGCCGGGGCCCGGGGGTGGGCGAGCCGGGGGCGCTGGAGGCGCAGCCTCGGTGagaggggcgggcagggctgtCGAGGGCCCCAGGGCTGCGCCCCTCAACGCGCCGGTCTTGGCGAAGCGCACGACGCAGGTGGATAGGGCGAGGGGTGCGGGTGGCCCAGCTCGCCGGTAATCCTCATAGCCACGGCCGCCCCAACCCAGCCCCCCTGTCCCGGCCAGGGGCTCTGAAGGCTCCGGAATCCCCGTGAACGGTAGGAGCGGAGGGTAGCTCTGCGGGACCAAGACACAGGAGAAGAAGTTAGCGGGGTGTGTGATGCCCCACATCCCACCACAATCCATCCCGGCCTTAGAAGACCCGAAAATCCACAGACCCAGCCACAGGCCTCATTCATCCTAGGATcctgccctgggatcctgactgccTGGGTCCGGTACTCAGACTTCTAAGTCCTCAGCCCACTCCCCTCCCAGGGACAGAGGACATCTAGGGACAGACAGAAGACTCCAGGCACCAAACCCACACCTTAAGGACCCAGTGGTCCAGGCTCTCAGTCCTGCCCTCTCTCAAGATCCGGGATCCCAGTACCCAGCCCCCTCTACTCTCAGATTCAAGACTCCTGGACCCCAGCCGTCTCCTCCTCCAGGACGCAGGAGTCTGGTCCCCAGGTCCCTTTTACCCCTTGGATACTGAGCCCCACCCCTCGTGAATTAAGCACTAAAGGACTCCTTCCACGAGTACCACCAACTTCCTAATATAGTCATTATCCGAGTCGTCCCCTAAACCTCTGTGGAACTCAGAACTTTCCAATCTCCAAGAGCGCAGGAGACGCAGGAAGCCCTCACCCAACCTTCCGAGGAACCCAGGCCTAAGCTCCCCCGCCATAAGTCAGGTCAGCAATCCCTTAGAATCTGTTTGTGGTTTCTTGCCCCTCTGCGGCCTCAGTTCCCGCCCACTTTCGGGACCCCAGCGCCCGGCCTTATTTCACCGGGGGTCGGAGGTCGCACCTGAGCTGACGAGCGGCGGCGCTGGGGGGGCGTGGCCGGCCCGAAGCCAGAAGCTGACTCCACGGTGACGATGGGGGCCGCCGCTGCGGTGGGAGGCGTCTCCTGGTGGCTGTGACTGGAGGAGGAGTCGCTGTCCACGTGGGACTGGGGGAGATTGGCGGCCTCAGAGCCGGGACCCCTGGCACAGCCGATGCCCTTACATAGACCCCCTCCCATTGTGAGCGAGGGCTCTGCGGccagacaggcctgggttcaagccccggctctgccactgactggtTGTGTGACCTCCGGCAAGTGAGCTcagctctttgagcctcagtttcctcttctgtaaaatggggatcataatatTGTCTATTCATAACGATGTGGTTAGGACCCACTGTAAAGGGCATAAACATGCCTGAAGTACAGGAAGAGCTGGAAATGGTTATTATTATTTGACTTTCTCTTCTTATCTGCTCAGCTCACCAACCTACAGAACATCAAATCATCCTCCCTTCTCAGAAGCCCTCTCCCTTGGCTGTCAGCTgccttcctgcctccttcccaccACCACACCTTTACTGGGGCAGTTCCACCCACCTGGAATGTGTTCCTTCCCATCCAAACCAAGCTCTGTCCTTTACGAGCTTCTCAGACCCTTGGTTTCCTTTCTGTAACTTGGGAATAATTCCCACCTCATCCAAT
Above is a window of Balaenoptera ricei isolate mBalRic1 chromosome 19, mBalRic1.hap2, whole genome shotgun sequence DNA encoding:
- the SPRED3 gene encoding sprouty-related, EVH1 domain-containing protein 3, with protein sequence MVRVRAVVMARDDSSGGWLPVGGGGLSQVSVCRVRGARPEGGARQGHYVIHGERLRDQKTTLECTLRPGLVYNKVNPIFHHWSLGDCKFGLTFQSPAEADEFQKSLLAALAALGRGSLTPSSSSSSSSSPSQDTADTPCPLTSHVDSDSSSSHSHQETPPTAAAAPIVTVESASGFGPATPPQRRRSSAQSYPPLLPFTGIPEPSEPLAGTGGLGWGGRGYEDYRRAGPPAPLALSTCVVRFAKTGALRGAALGPSTALPAPLTEAAPPAPPARPPPGPGPAPAPAKASPEAEEAARCVHCRALFRRRADGRGGRCAEAPDPGRRLVRRLSCLWCAESLLYHCLSDAEGDFSDPCACEPGHPRPAARWAALAALSLAVPCLCCYAPLRACHWVAARCGCAGCGGRHEEAAR